A window of the Deltaproteobacteria bacterium genome harbors these coding sequences:
- a CDS encoding DUF4372 domain-containing protein — protein sequence MYTGKIIFSQIIDHLPMHTFRRCVQRYRGHYKVQRFSCRDQYLCMAFAQLTYRESLRDIEA from the coding sequence ATGTATACAGGCAAAATCATTTTCTCCCAGATCATCGATCACCTGCCCATGCATACCTTTCGACGGTGTGTCCAGCGATATCGCGGACACTACAAAGTGCAACGTTTCTCCTGTCGGGACCAATATCTATGCATGGCTTTCGCTCAGTTGACCTACAGAGAAAGTCTTCGGGATATCGAGGCC